GAAAGAAGCCGCCATGCCCCATTTTATGATCGTCGAAGCCAGATATTACGAAAATATATCCGATATGCTGCTCAAGGGTACGGCGGCGGCCTTGGACGCTAAACGCTCGACATATGAGGTTTTTCAGGTTCCCGGCGCACTGGAAATTCCCCTCGCCATCCGTCTCGGGATGCAAAGGCCGGAGGGCAGGGGAACGGTAGGCCGGCAGTTTGACGGCTTTATCGCTCTGGGCTGCGTTTTGCGGGGAGAGACGACACACTATGACATTGTCTGTACAGAAAGCGCACGCGGCCTCTCGACCCTTGCGCTGGAATACGAGAAGCCGATCGGCAACGGCATCCTGACCTGCGACACTGAAGCGCAAGCCCTTGAACGCGCCGACCCCGCGAAACTGAATAAGGGCGGCGAGGCGGCGATAGCCGCTTTGTCGATGGTGGAGTTCAAGAAAACCCTGGGGGTCAGGTAATGGCGCTGGTCGGCGGTCGAAAAGACAAGAACCCCTCCGAAAACCGGAAAAAAATGACGGCCCGCCTGATGGCCGTGCAAGCCACCTATGAATCCGGCCATAACGGCGAACCGCTGGAGCAGGTTCTGAGGGATTATCTGGATAACCGCTCGGGCATGGAAACCGACGACGGCAAGCTTGAAACGCCGGACCGCGAATTGTTCCTTCAAATCGCCAGGGGCGTAAAAGCCCGCAGGGAGGAAATCGAAGCCATTTTGGCAGGTCATCTCCCGCAAAGAGAGGAGTCCCAGCCCCGTAAGGAGGTTGAATCCCTCCTTAAAGCCGTTCTTTTATGTGGGATAGGGGAGATTCTTCTGCACCCGGAGATTGACGCGCCCTTGATTATCAACGACTATTTAGAGGTTACACGCGCCTTTTACGAGAAGGGCGAAGTCTCCCTCGTCAATGGCGTCCTCGACGCCGCCGCCGGACGTCTCCGGCCCTGAAATTACCTCGCATTTTATCCAAACCTAAGCCCCCGTTAATCCTTCCCTGATACACTCATCGGTGGAAGGACAAAACAGTAAAGCCCCCATGCGTAAGATATTGATGCTAGTGATAGTTTTGCTTGTACTCGGCGGTGGAGGCGGCGGAGCCTACTACTACTTCGTCATGATGCCCGCAGCCGCCCAGGCCGCAGCCGAAGGCGGAGAAGGTCACGAAGAAGGTGGTGAACAGGCCAAAAAGGAAGACGCGCATGGTGAAGAGGGCGCAGACGGTCACGGCGAAAAAAGCCACGCTGAGTTTGTCGAACTCGATCCCCTGATCCTCCCGATCGTGGACAATGACGGGGTCAGCCAGGTGGTCAGCTTGGTGGTGGCCATCGAGGTCGCGGACCCAACTTCCAAAGATAAAGTGAAGGCCATGTCCCCGAAACTCAAGGACGCCTATATTCAGGATATGTATGGAATGCTCAACCAGCACGCAGCGATGAAGGGCGGGATCGTACAGGTGGCCATGATCAAGCAGCGTTTGAACGAAGTGACCAATACGGTTCTGGGCGATGATGTCGCACAGGATGTGCTGTTACAAGTCGTCCAGCAACGTCCTATCTGATTCTTCCAAAAAAGCTAATGAAAAAAACTACTTCGCACCGCTTTTCGGGTTAAACCGCCCGAGATTCCCCAGAAGCTGCTGTGTGAGTGTCAGAT
The sequence above is drawn from the Alphaproteobacteria bacterium genome and encodes:
- the ribH gene encoding 6,7-dimethyl-8-ribityllumazine synthase, producing the protein MPHFMIVEARYYENISDMLLKGTAAALDAKRSTYEVFQVPGALEIPLAIRLGMQRPEGRGTVGRQFDGFIALGCVLRGETTHYDIVCTESARGLSTLALEYEKPIGNGILTCDTEAQALERADPAKLNKGGEAAIAALSMVEFKKTLGVR
- a CDS encoding transcription antitermination protein NusB — translated: MALVGGRKDKNPSENRKKMTARLMAVQATYESGHNGEPLEQVLRDYLDNRSGMETDDGKLETPDRELFLQIARGVKARREEIEAILAGHLPQREESQPRKEVESLLKAVLLCGIGEILLHPEIDAPLIINDYLEVTRAFYEKGEVSLVNGVLDAAAGRLRP
- a CDS encoding flagellar basal body-associated FliL family protein; protein product: MRKILMLVIVLLVLGGGGGGAYYYFVMMPAAAQAAAEGGEGHEEGGEQAKKEDAHGEEGADGHGEKSHAEFVELDPLILPIVDNDGVSQVVSLVVAIEVADPTSKDKVKAMSPKLKDAYIQDMYGMLNQHAAMKGGIVQVAMIKQRLNEVTNTVLGDDVAQDVLLQVVQQRPI